A single window of Loxodonta africana isolate mLoxAfr1 chromosome 10, mLoxAfr1.hap2, whole genome shotgun sequence DNA harbors:
- the LOC135232557 gene encoding uncharacterized protein LOC135232557, producing the protein MCCCLAMADICPAHCDFLLGTPLPPSHFRLTAAPRASARPPPSHFRLSAAPRVFARSPPSHFRLSAAPRVFARSPPSHFRLSAAPRVFARSPPSHFRLSAAPRVFARSPPSHFRLSAAPRALAGSPPSHFRLTAAPRVFARSPPSHFRLTAAPRVFARSPPSHFRLSAAPRVFARSPPSHFRLTAAPRVFARSPPSHFRLTAAPRVFARSPPSHFRLSAAPRVFARSPPSHFRLTAAPRVFARSPPSHFRLSAAPRVFARSPPSHFRLTAAPRVFARSPPSHFRLTAAPRALAGSPPSHFRLSAAPRVFARSPPSHFRLSAAPRVFARSPPSHFRLTAAPRVFARSPPSHFRLSAAPRVFARSPPSHFRLTAAPRVFARSPPSHFRLSAAPRVFARSPPSHFRLSAAPRASTRSPPSHFRLSAAPRVFARSPPSHFRLSAAPRVFARSPPSHFRLSAAPRVFARSPPSHFRLSAAPRVFARSPPSHFRLTAAPRASTRSPPSHFRLSAAPRASTRSPPSHFRLSAAPRVFAQSPPSHFRLSAAPRVFARSPPSHFRLSAAPRVFARSPPSHFRLSAAPRVFARSPPSHFRLTAARRVLAQDCAPQSFSG; encoded by the coding sequence ttgccaccgagtcacttccgactcacggCGGCCCCACGTGCGTCAGCCCGGCCGCcaccgagtcacttccgactctcGGCGGCCCCACGTGTGTTCGCCCGGTCCCcaccgagtcacttccgactctcGGCGGCCCCACGTGTGTTCGCCCGGTCCCcaccgagtcacttccgactctcGGCGGCCCCACGTGTGTTCGCCCGGTCCCcaccgagtcacttccgactctcGGCGGCCCCACGTGTGTTCGCCCGGTCCCcaccgagtcacttccgactctcGGCGGCCCCACGTGCGTTAGCCGGGTCCCcaccgagtcacttccgactcacagcggccccacGTGTGTTCGCCCGGTCCCcaccgagtcacttccgactcacagcggccccacGTGTGTTCGCCCGGTCCCcaccgagtcacttccgactctcGGCGGCCCCACGTGTGTTCGCCCGGTCCCcaccgagtcacttccgactcacagcggccccacGTGTGTTCGCCCGGTCCCcaccgagtcacttccgactcacagcggccccacGTGTGTTCGCCCGGTCCCcaccgagtcacttccgactctcGGCGGCCCCACGTGTGTTCGCCCGGTCCCcaccgagtcacttccgactcacagcggccccacGTGTGTTCGCCCGGTCCCcaccgagtcacttccgactctcGGCGGCCCCACGTGTGTTCGCCCGGTCCCcaccgagtcacttccgactcacagcggccccacGTGTGTTCGCCCGGTCCCcaccgagtcacttccgactcacggCGGCCCCACGTGCGTTAGCCGGGTCCCcaccgagtcacttccgactctcGGCGGCCCCACGTGTGTTCGCCCGGTCCCcaccgagtcacttccgactctcGGCGGCCCCACGTGTGTTCGCCCGGTCCCcaccgagtcacttccgactcacggCGGCCCCACGTGTGTTCGCCCGGTCCCcaccgagtcacttccgactctcGGCGGCCCCACGTGTGTTCGCCCGGTCCCcaccgagtcacttccgactcacggCGGCCCCACGTGTGTTCGCCCGGTCCCcaccgagtcacttccgactctcGGCGGCCCCACGTGTGTTCGCCCGGTCCCcaccgagtcacttccgactctcGGCGGCCCCACGTGCGTCAACCCGGTCGCcaccgagtcacttccgactctcGGCGGCCCCACGTGTGTTCGCCCGGTCCCcaccgagtcacttccgactctcGGCGGCCCCACGTGTGTTCGCCCGGTCCCcaccgagtcacttccgactctcGGCGGCCCCACGTGTGTTCGCCCGGTCCCcaccgagtcacttccgactctcGGCGGCCCCACGTGTGTTCGCCCGGTCCCcaccgagtcacttccgactcacggCGGCCCCACGTGCGTCAACCCGGTCCCcaccgagtcacttccgactctcGGCGGCCCCACGTGCGTCAACCCGGTCGCcaccgagtcacttccgactctcGGCGGCCCCACGTGTGTTCGCCCAGTCCCcaccgagtcacttccgactctcGGCGGCCCCACGTGTGTTCGCCCGGTCCCcaccgagtcacttccgactctcGGCGGCCCCACGTGTGTTCGCCCGGTCCCcaccgagtcacttccgactctcGGCGGCCCCACGTGTGTTCGCCCGGTCCCcaccgagtcacttccgactcacggCGGCCCGACGTGTGTTAGCCCAGGACTGCGCTCCACAGagtttcagtggttga